A single window of Chitinophaga sp. XS-30 DNA harbors:
- a CDS encoding OsmC family protein: protein MQIHIKTIHDSSAAAGWAGPRSLVIDRTPRTGGLGIGFSGEELFMMSIGASICNDLFREAANLELEISDVEIIINGDWSGEPAHARNIRYDVKVHSSAPREKIEEMVRFIDQVAEIPHSLRVGTPVKLNTINIVQ, encoded by the coding sequence ATGCAAATACACATCAAAACAATCCACGACAGCAGTGCCGCAGCAGGCTGGGCTGGCCCCCGCAGCCTGGTGATCGACCGTACGCCGCGTACCGGCGGGCTGGGTATAGGTTTCAGCGGGGAAGAACTGTTCATGATGTCCATCGGCGCCAGCATCTGTAACGACCTGTTCCGGGAAGCCGCCAATCTGGAACTGGAGATCTCCGATGTGGAGATCATCATCAACGGGGACTGGAGCGGCGAGCCGGCGCATGCGCGCAATATCCGGTATGATGTTAAAGTGCATTCCTCCGCGCCGCGGGAAAAGATCGAGGAAATGGTGCGTTTTATCGACCAGGTGGCCGAGATACCGCACTCATTGCGTGTAGGCACTCCGGTGAAACTGAATACGATCAATATCGTTCAATGA
- a CDS encoding SDR family NAD(P)-dependent oxidoreductase: MHKQKIAIVTGGGSGIGLAIAEKFIREDIHTIIVGRDAGKLGAAAEKLGALCQAITFDLNNFAEIPALVSRIIDQHGKIDILVNNAGINMKKAFTEVTDGDFQSILQTNVTAVFVLSREVVKSMLQNGVKGSIINISSMASRYGIPKVIAYTAAKSAIEGMTRAMATELSPEGIRINCIAPGFIATDMSAKALDSDPERKAKALGRTPMGALGQPSDIGDAAAFLASDAAKYITGVVLPVDGGNAIGF; encoded by the coding sequence ATGCATAAACAAAAAATAGCGATAGTAACAGGCGGAGGCTCCGGCATTGGCCTGGCCATCGCCGAAAAATTCATCAGGGAGGATATTCATACGATCATTGTGGGAAGGGATGCCGGCAAGCTCGGTGCCGCAGCGGAAAAGCTTGGCGCATTATGCCAGGCGATAACATTCGACCTGAATAACTTTGCGGAAATCCCGGCGCTTGTCAGCCGCATCATCGATCAGCACGGGAAGATCGATATCCTGGTCAACAATGCGGGCATCAATATGAAAAAAGCATTCACCGAAGTGACGGACGGGGATTTTCAATCCATCCTGCAAACGAATGTCACGGCCGTGTTCGTGCTCTCCAGGGAAGTGGTCAAAAGTATGCTGCAGAACGGCGTAAAAGGCAGTATCATCAATATCAGTTCCATGGCTTCCCGGTATGGCATCCCTAAAGTCATTGCCTACACCGCCGCCAAATCGGCCATTGAAGGGATGACGAGGGCCATGGCTACGGAGCTTTCACCCGAAGGGATACGCATCAACTGCATTGCTCCCGGTTTTATTGCTACGGATATGAGCGCGAAGGCGCTGGACAGCGACCCGGAACGCAAAGCGAAAGCGCTCGGCAGAACACCGATGGGCGCACTCGGGCAACCCTCGGACATCGGGGACGCCGCCGCTTTTCTCGCCTCGGATGCCGCAAAGTACATCACGGGGGTAGTGCTTCCGGTGGATGGCGGCAACGCCATCGGGTTCTGA
- a CDS encoding SprT-like domain-containing protein yields the protein MKQEAPLQALAGYLPEGTFEQVIAYITQFKVHLTITRERQSVLGDYRHPYENKGHRISINGGLNKYAFLLTLLHEIAHLVTFIKYGHRVSAHGKEWKQEYGLILKEFVGKQYMPHDVEAAVRESLHNPAASSCADEALMRVLKQYDRRKENHYLVEQLPAGQLFRTKDGRVFRKGERVRKRFRCEEVPSGKVYLFSPVYEVELVSE from the coding sequence TTGAAGCAGGAAGCTCCTTTACAGGCATTGGCCGGCTATCTGCCAGAGGGGACCTTTGAGCAGGTGATCGCCTATATTACCCAATTCAAAGTACATCTTACCATTACCCGCGAACGGCAGAGCGTGCTGGGCGATTACCGCCATCCCTATGAGAACAAGGGGCACCGCATCAGCATCAATGGCGGGTTGAATAAGTATGCTTTCCTGCTGACGCTCCTGCACGAGATCGCCCACCTGGTGACCTTTATCAAATACGGGCACAGGGTTTCCGCGCATGGGAAGGAGTGGAAACAGGAATATGGACTGATCCTGAAGGAATTTGTGGGCAAACAGTATATGCCGCATGATGTGGAAGCCGCGGTGCGGGAAAGTTTGCATAACCCTGCCGCCAGTTCCTGTGCGGATGAGGCGCTGATGCGCGTTTTAAAGCAGTACGACCGGCGGAAGGAAAATCATTACCTGGTGGAGCAGCTGCCGGCGGGGCAGTTGTTCAGAACAAAGGACGGGCGGGTTTTCCGCAAAGGAGAACGGGTCCGCAAACGTTTCCGTTGCGAGGAGGTGCCGTCAGGCAAGGTGTATCTCTTCAGCCCGGTGTACGAAGTGGAGCTGGTGAGTGAGTAA
- a CDS encoding polymer-forming cytoskeletal protein: MFNQNKKGDGKSIMPTSNINLIGNGTSIQGDIVCEGDIRIDGQVNGLVSTKAKIVVGPEGEITGDLVCQSADILGKVTGIIKVDDLLFLKGNAAIKGDIYTTHFEMEPTVKFNGRCYMDPAEAPQIGTAADNHADTRHDRSFIQEETV, translated from the coding sequence ATGTTTAACCAGAACAAGAAAGGCGATGGCAAGAGCATCATGCCTACATCCAACATCAATCTCATTGGGAATGGCACCTCTATCCAGGGCGATATTGTGTGTGAGGGAGACATCCGCATAGACGGTCAGGTGAATGGCCTGGTATCCACAAAAGCGAAGATCGTGGTGGGCCCTGAAGGGGAGATCACGGGCGATCTGGTGTGCCAGAGCGCGGATATCCTGGGCAAGGTGACAGGCATCATCAAGGTGGATGATCTGTTGTTCCTGAAAGGCAATGCGGCGATCAAAGGCGACATATATACCACGCATTTCGAGATGGAGCCTACCGTGAAGTTCAACGGCCGCTGCTATATGGACCCTGCGGAAGCTCCGCAGATCGGTACCGCGGCGGATAATCATGCTGATACCCGTCATGACAGATCCTTCATCCAGGAAGAAACCGTATAA
- a CDS encoding DUF4139 domain-containing protein, with protein MKTYLTLLLAVLSFHGNAQTKKQTVLSKIDKVTVFMQGAQVMRSANTAIPAGTTTLVFPQISPELEEKSIQVQGQGAFTILSVSRERNYLRGQAPDEEIEKLKQQQTVLEEKVAREKARQKVFAQEEAMLTKNQDLRGTNTGLKTQDLREALDFQRARLSEILEQQISIDKHITQLNNGISRLLAQQKVLMAVKDSSTSDLLITVLSKENINGKLTLSYMVKNAGWYPSYDLRVESISQPMDLAYKANVFQQCGEEWKNVKLSLSSGNPSESGLKPELQPWLMRTFYSRQEMMAAQMRQSSMGRNEVRGRIYDENNNPLPNVSITIPGRTIGTISRENGEFSLQLPPDAQTLKVNYIGYEPQEVRLTGNDINIRLQPAAQALEEVVVMGYGVQKKADMTGSLQGNVSGVRIRGTASAPAPPKLKQQSEVPLEVNTTFHSTSVHFDIATAYTIPSDGKPYTVNIMEKEVPAHYEYHSAPKIDLSAYLLAGITDWEQLNLLEGETSIYFEGTYLGKSLLNLQTASDTLFVSLGKDKGIVINRSLQKGFSKSQYLGSNHIVARNWEISVRNNKREPVRVFLEDQLPISVQREVEISKTEYPGAVLDEATQKVTWDLNIAAREEKKTNLQYVVKYPKGRVINLD; from the coding sequence ATGAAAACATACCTTACGCTGCTGCTTGCCGTATTGTCCTTTCACGGAAATGCACAAACGAAAAAACAAACGGTATTATCGAAGATCGATAAAGTGACCGTTTTCATGCAGGGAGCGCAGGTCATGCGCTCCGCCAATACGGCTATCCCAGCCGGTACCACCACGCTTGTATTCCCGCAGATATCTCCCGAACTGGAGGAAAAGAGCATCCAGGTGCAGGGCCAGGGGGCTTTCACCATCCTGTCGGTTTCCCGGGAAAGGAATTATCTCCGCGGCCAGGCCCCGGATGAGGAGATCGAAAAACTGAAACAGCAACAGACCGTACTGGAGGAAAAAGTAGCCCGGGAAAAGGCCCGCCAGAAAGTCTTTGCCCAGGAAGAAGCGATGCTGACGAAGAACCAGGACCTCCGGGGCACCAACACCGGCCTCAAAACGCAGGACCTCCGGGAAGCGCTGGACTTCCAGCGTGCCCGGCTTTCAGAGATACTGGAACAGCAGATCAGCATCGACAAGCATATCACACAGCTCAACAACGGCATCAGCCGCCTCCTGGCCCAGCAAAAGGTGCTGATGGCCGTGAAGGACAGTTCCACCAGCGACCTGCTCATCACCGTCCTGTCCAAAGAAAACATCAACGGAAAGCTTACCCTCAGTTATATGGTGAAGAACGCCGGATGGTACCCCAGTTATGACCTGCGGGTGGAGAGCATCAGCCAGCCGATGGACCTGGCCTATAAAGCCAATGTATTCCAGCAATGCGGAGAGGAATGGAAAAATGTGAAGCTGAGCCTCTCCAGCGGCAACCCCTCCGAAAGCGGGCTGAAACCGGAATTGCAACCCTGGCTGATGCGCACCTTCTATAGCCGGCAGGAAATGATGGCTGCGCAGATGCGACAGAGCAGCATGGGCAGGAACGAAGTACGGGGACGGATATACGATGAAAACAACAATCCCCTCCCCAATGTAAGCATCACCATCCCCGGGCGCACCATCGGCACCATATCCCGCGAGAACGGGGAATTCAGCCTGCAACTGCCGCCGGATGCCCAAACGCTGAAAGTGAACTATATCGGGTACGAGCCGCAGGAAGTACGGCTGACCGGGAATGACATCAACATACGCCTGCAGCCGGCCGCGCAAGCGCTGGAAGAAGTAGTGGTAATGGGGTACGGTGTACAGAAAAAGGCCGACATGACCGGCAGCCTCCAAGGCAACGTATCCGGAGTACGCATCAGAGGTACAGCGTCAGCACCGGCGCCGCCGAAGCTCAAACAGCAATCGGAGGTCCCGCTGGAAGTGAATACCACCTTCCACAGCACCAGCGTTCATTTCGATATCGCCACCGCCTATACGATCCCTTCAGATGGCAAACCCTACACCGTGAATATCATGGAAAAAGAAGTGCCCGCCCACTACGAATATCATTCCGCGCCCAAAATAGACCTTTCCGCCTACCTCCTGGCGGGCATCACGGACTGGGAACAGCTCAACCTGCTGGAAGGCGAAACAAGCATCTACTTTGAAGGCACCTACCTGGGCAAATCCCTGCTCAACCTGCAAACGGCATCGGACACCCTGTTCGTTTCCCTCGGAAAAGATAAAGGCATCGTGATCAACCGCAGCCTGCAGAAAGGTTTCTCGAAAAGCCAGTACCTGGGCAGCAACCACATCGTGGCCCGCAACTGGGAGATCAGCGTGCGCAACAACAAACGCGAACCCGTACGCGTATTCCTGGAAGATCAGCTGCCCATATCCGTTCAGCGCGAAGTGGAGATCAGCAAAACGGAATACCCCGGCGCCGTGCTGGACGAAGCTACGCAGAAAGTGACCTGGGACCTGAACATTGCCGCCAGGGAAGAAAAGAAAACGAACCTGCAATATGTGGTGAAATATCCGAAAGGCCGTGTGATAAACCTGGACTGA
- a CDS encoding LacI family DNA-binding transcriptional regulator, with the protein MENGKEVTIYDIAKRLSISAATVSRGLQDHPAVSKKTKRKINDMAYEMGYRTNQFARNLRQQQTKTIGVLVHELKSSFITSVLAGIEKITATAGYDIVIAHSSESAQKEAANARNLFNKRVDGLIASLSFDTTDLDHFQPFADKGVPVIFFDRVEQTGQNTVVVIDNAKCGYIATSHLIEQGCKRIAHITSSLRRNVYALRHKGYQDALADNNIPFDESLVVISALSEQAAVDATTQILSMKPLPDGIFVTNDFVAAVCIRTLKEQGIRIPEDIAIVGFNNDAIGTLIEPALTTIDYPGMDMGEIAARNMIDHLKGVSPIHHTSTIVVRSQLIVRESSLKKQYP; encoded by the coding sequence ATGGAAAACGGCAAAGAAGTCACTATTTACGACATCGCCAAAAGGCTCAGCATCTCGGCAGCCACCGTCAGCCGCGGACTGCAGGATCATCCCGCAGTTTCCAAAAAAACGAAGCGAAAGATCAACGACATGGCCTATGAAATGGGGTACCGCACCAACCAGTTCGCCAGGAATCTGCGCCAGCAGCAAACCAAGACCATCGGCGTGCTTGTACATGAATTGAAAAGCAGCTTCATTACCTCCGTACTCGCCGGCATTGAAAAGATCACGGCCACTGCCGGATACGACATCGTGATCGCACACTCTTCCGAAAGTGCCCAAAAAGAAGCGGCCAACGCCCGAAACCTTTTCAACAAAAGAGTGGACGGCCTTATTGCCTCATTATCCTTTGACACAACGGACCTGGACCATTTCCAGCCGTTTGCCGACAAAGGCGTTCCGGTAATATTCTTCGACCGTGTGGAACAAACCGGCCAGAACACCGTAGTGGTCATCGACAACGCCAAATGCGGTTATATTGCCACCAGCCACCTGATTGAGCAAGGCTGCAAACGGATTGCGCACATCACCTCCAGCCTCCGCCGGAACGTGTATGCCCTGCGGCACAAAGGCTACCAGGATGCGCTGGCCGACAACAATATCCCTTTCGATGAAAGCCTCGTTGTCATTTCCGCCCTGAGCGAACAGGCGGCGGTTGATGCCACAACACAAATATTAAGCATGAAACCGCTGCCGGATGGTATCTTTGTGACCAACGATTTTGTAGCGGCAGTGTGCATCCGTACCCTGAAAGAACAGGGCATCCGCATACCGGAAGATATAGCGATAGTAGGGTTCAACAACGACGCCATCGGTACATTGATCGAACCGGCCCTGACCACCATCGATTATCCGGGCATGGATATGGGAGAGATCGCTGCCCGCAATATGATCGATCATCTTAAAGGGGTAAGCCCCATTCATCATACCAGCACGATCGTCGTCCGGTCACAATTAATTGTAAGGGAATCATCCCTGAAAAAGCAGTATCCGTAA
- a CDS encoding LacI family DNA-binding transcriptional regulator — MLKKEGKEITIYDIATKLKLSPSTVSRALQDHPSISKKTKKRIFELAAEVGYRQNHFARNLRSDKTLVLGVIVPRLNSNFMSSAIAGMEMIANEHGYSLLISQSSESAIKEAASAKTMFNSRVDGLLVSLAFDTESLEHFDSFFKRNTPVFFFDRTMPHDSSTNILIDNYRAGYNVTRHLIEQGCKKIVHITAPPRQNVYRDRLAGYKGALADAGIAFEEGNVIITDLTQDAGYQTAQKIAGWEQRPDAVFVANDSCAIGCMLALKEKGIRIPEDIAFAGFNNDPVSTVIEPNLTTIGYSGYEMGQVAARHMINHLKGTFPIDPTNTIILRSELIVRASSVKHKPGS, encoded by the coding sequence ATGCTAAAAAAAGAAGGAAAAGAGATCACGATCTATGATATCGCCACCAAGCTGAAACTATCGCCGTCCACCGTCAGCCGCGCGCTGCAAGACCATCCGAGCATCAGCAAAAAAACGAAGAAACGCATATTCGAACTGGCTGCGGAAGTCGGCTACCGCCAGAACCATTTTGCCCGCAATCTCAGAAGCGATAAAACACTCGTGCTGGGCGTGATCGTCCCGCGGCTCAACAGTAATTTCATGTCCTCCGCCATTGCCGGCATGGAAATGATCGCCAACGAACATGGCTATTCCCTGCTGATCAGCCAGTCGTCCGAATCCGCCATAAAAGAAGCCGCCAGCGCCAAAACCATGTTCAACAGCCGGGTAGACGGGCTCCTCGTTTCCCTCGCCTTTGACACGGAATCGCTGGAGCATTTCGACAGCTTTTTCAAACGGAACACGCCTGTCTTTTTCTTCGACCGGACCATGCCGCATGACAGCTCCACCAATATCCTGATCGATAACTACCGCGCAGGTTACAATGTAACCAGACACCTCATCGAACAGGGATGCAAAAAGATCGTTCACATCACCGCTCCGCCCAGGCAAAATGTGTACCGGGACAGGCTTGCGGGGTACAAAGGAGCGCTGGCCGATGCGGGCATCGCCTTTGAAGAGGGCAATGTGATCATCACCGATCTCACCCAGGATGCCGGTTACCAGACAGCGCAAAAAATAGCCGGATGGGAACAGCGGCCGGATGCCGTATTTGTTGCCAATGACAGCTGTGCGATCGGCTGCATGCTTGCCCTCAAGGAAAAGGGCATCCGCATTCCGGAAGACATTGCTTTTGCCGGTTTCAATAATGATCCGGTATCCACCGTGATAGAACCCAACCTTACAACGATCGGGTATTCAGGATATGAAATGGGCCAGGTGGCCGCCAGGCATATGATCAATCATTTGAAAGGCACCTTTCCCATTGATCCTACAAACACGATCATCCTCCGGTCGGAACTTATCGTACGGGCATCTTCCGTCAAACATAAACCAGGCAGCTGA
- a CDS encoding tetratricopeptide repeat protein — translation MLICCSGTMAVFGQNQSTDKPAKVEDRRPPSEKMAEKPFTIKRKLVQNTVTRYNYYYHAKLKLEGVLKAINTQRQDNYNVFLPFYPFTIDKLNLDMNELDSVIQKASVAVQIHDPRGSWIDDCYLLVGKAYYYKGDMENANTTFQYINATFAPKKKSEYNTVVGRSEDSRISIATEEKHKTWFSRFRHKSARNDAFLWQARTFLEQRKHDEAQSLLNILEEDPNFPRRLDGQLAEIQAYRFYKQGMYAETIDPLREAIRKSRGNRDQKARMSFILGQIYASRNVLDSAMEAFRDVIAYKPDAIMDFNARVQIARANVKASGGGLDQSLAALQKMLRKERFIPFRDAIYYNMAVISANERPELALEYLHKGLKVESANMLQKTLTFKGIADIHYFRKDYLTAQQYYDSTAAIMGPEFEDAELVNTRKEVLTEVAAAIALIRQEDSLQRIAALPPAERDSLLARQVTALRTAKAPPAKGRRNENRSSRTLNNNPSGDPFSMAGKDEGGQWYFYNAASKSTGYSEFRRRWGSRQLTDDWRRSQGAPIGQVPGQPAATEETAPEDLATAIDRLPADSINVATLAVNLPVTPEKLEVSRNRQMDAWFDLGKLYHDKLDNPREAIAAYDTLLDRFPDNPRQAEVVYSLYVWHDKLSHTREAAHYKQMLLTRFANSNFAGILLHGSPKDESVEKRNAVSAVYDSAYMAYLTGRYDTVFTLKHMADSVFGFTSMQPRFDLLEAMTIIKTGTEEEGKAAIEAVIKKYPGEDAILAQATAIRNVLNNKQQIVDYLGNLEVARDNTSVTRIDENVSIRYPWQRQQQTLQPVPDSAAIAANKPATDSAGNALKAPGDSAAIAVTPPPPPPPPVTPYKLGDEKAAIPHFVVMYFDRVSKVLLDEALAQFSKYNAEKHAADKVETSSFALTPTDIMVIFRLFPSEEIALNYFDEISKAASTVIIPRIKPTEYKFFIISRDNFILLNNTKDLTGYRKFFDNNYITE, via the coding sequence ATGTTGATATGTTGTTCGGGAACGATGGCCGTATTCGGGCAAAACCAGTCAACGGACAAACCGGCTAAAGTAGAGGACCGCCGTCCACCTTCCGAAAAAATGGCCGAAAAGCCCTTTACCATCAAGCGCAAGCTGGTGCAAAACACCGTTACCCGCTATAATTACTACTATCATGCAAAACTGAAGCTCGAAGGCGTACTGAAAGCGATCAACACTCAGCGCCAGGATAACTATAACGTATTCCTCCCCTTCTATCCCTTTACGATCGACAAGCTGAACCTGGATATGAACGAGCTGGACTCCGTGATCCAGAAAGCGTCCGTAGCCGTACAGATACACGATCCCCGCGGAAGCTGGATAGACGACTGCTACCTGCTGGTGGGCAAAGCTTATTATTACAAGGGCGATATGGAAAACGCCAACACCACTTTCCAGTACATCAACGCCACTTTTGCCCCGAAAAAGAAATCCGAATACAATACCGTGGTAGGCCGGAGCGAAGACTCGCGGATATCCATCGCCACAGAAGAAAAACATAAGACCTGGTTCAGCCGTTTCCGCCATAAATCCGCCCGCAACGATGCCTTTTTATGGCAGGCACGCACTTTCCTGGAACAGCGGAAACACGACGAAGCGCAATCCCTGCTCAATATCCTCGAAGAAGATCCGAATTTCCCCCGGCGCCTCGATGGTCAGCTGGCGGAAATACAAGCCTATCGCTTCTACAAGCAGGGAATGTATGCGGAAACAATAGACCCGCTGCGGGAAGCCATCCGCAAAAGCCGCGGTAACCGCGACCAGAAAGCACGCATGAGCTTCATTCTCGGCCAGATTTATGCCTCCCGGAACGTATTGGATTCCGCCATGGAAGCCTTCCGGGATGTGATCGCCTATAAACCCGATGCCATCATGGATTTCAACGCCCGGGTGCAGATCGCCCGCGCCAACGTGAAAGCCAGCGGCGGCGGACTGGATCAAAGCCTGGCCGCATTGCAGAAAATGCTGCGCAAAGAGCGCTTTATCCCCTTCCGCGATGCCATTTACTACAATATGGCGGTCATCAGCGCCAACGAACGCCCGGAACTGGCCCTGGAATACCTGCACAAAGGCCTCAAGGTGGAAAGCGCCAACATGCTGCAGAAAACACTGACCTTCAAAGGCATTGCCGATATCCACTATTTCCGCAAAGATTACCTGACCGCCCAGCAGTATTACGACAGCACGGCGGCCATTATGGGACCGGAGTTTGAGGACGCGGAGCTGGTCAACACCCGCAAGGAAGTGCTCACGGAAGTAGCCGCCGCCATAGCGCTGATCCGCCAGGAAGACAGCCTGCAGCGGATCGCCGCGCTCCCCCCGGCGGAACGCGATTCCCTGCTGGCCCGGCAGGTCACCGCACTGCGCACCGCAAAAGCGCCGCCGGCAAAAGGCCGCAGGAACGAGAACAGGTCATCCCGGACACTGAACAATAATCCCTCCGGCGACCCTTTTTCCATGGCCGGCAAAGACGAAGGAGGCCAATGGTATTTTTATAATGCCGCCAGCAAATCCACCGGCTACTCCGAATTCAGGCGCCGCTGGGGCAGCCGCCAGCTGACGGACGACTGGCGCAGAAGCCAGGGAGCCCCCATCGGCCAGGTACCCGGCCAACCCGCAGCCACCGAAGAAACCGCACCGGAAGATCTGGCAACCGCCATCGACCGCCTGCCTGCCGATAGCATCAACGTTGCCACACTGGCAGTGAACCTGCCCGTTACCCCGGAAAAACTTGAAGTTTCCCGCAACAGGCAAATGGATGCCTGGTTCGATCTGGGCAAACTGTACCACGACAAGCTGGATAATCCACGCGAGGCCATCGCCGCCTACGATACGCTGCTGGACCGCTTTCCGGACAACCCGCGCCAGGCGGAAGTGGTGTACTCCCTGTATGTGTGGCATGACAAGCTCAGCCATACCCGCGAAGCCGCACATTACAAGCAGATGCTGCTGACCAGGTTTGCCAACAGCAACTTCGCCGGCATCCTGCTGCATGGCTCACCCAAAGATGAAAGCGTGGAAAAAAGGAATGCGGTCAGCGCCGTTTACGACTCCGCTTACATGGCCTACCTTACCGGCCGCTACGATACCGTATTTACCCTGAAACACATGGCGGACTCCGTGTTCGGCTTCACCTCCATGCAGCCGCGCTTCGATCTGCTGGAGGCCATGACCATTATCAAAACAGGCACCGAAGAAGAAGGCAAAGCCGCTATTGAGGCTGTCATTAAAAAATATCCCGGAGAAGATGCCATACTCGCTCAGGCTACAGCCATCCGGAACGTGCTGAACAACAAACAGCAGATCGTGGACTACCTCGGCAACCTGGAAGTAGCCAGGGATAATACATCCGTAACACGGATCGATGAGAACGTGTCCATCCGTTACCCCTGGCAGCGGCAACAGCAGACCTTGCAGCCGGTGCCGGATTCCGCGGCCATAGCGGCAAACAAACCAGCTACAGACTCCGCCGGCAATGCCCTGAAAGCACCGGGAGATTCCGCCGCCATCGCCGTAACGCCTCCTCCCCCGCCGCCACCGCCGGTAACGCCGTACAAACTGGGCGATGAGAAGGCCGCCATCCCGCATTTTGTGGTCATGTATTTCGACCGGGTGTCCAAAGTACTGCTGGATGAAGCGCTGGCACAATTCTCCAAATACAATGCGGAGAAACATGCAGCAGACAAGGTGGAAACCAGCAGCTTCGCGCTGACACCAACGGACATCATGGTCATTTTCCGGCTGTTCCCGTCAGAGGAAATCGCACTGAATTACTTCGATGAAATATCCAAAGCGGCATCGACT
- a CDS encoding DUF4407 domain-containing protein, with protein sequence MLRIRQFFLICSGAHLPMLRRAPAEMNKYAGIGATIFFTGLLAALSGGYALWTVFQEPWAAVLFAIVWGLMIFNLDRYIVSSMRKRDRFGQELWIALPRVVLAVLIAIVISKPLELRVFDKEIRAELVIMEQQKFRAQEEKVGERYAARSQEIKSRLQILQEEIRLQAARRDTLMLLAQQEADGTGGSRIRNLGPIYKAKKADADSAGVALEALQQRYALLNRELAQVDSSVTSGINQLERGSLDGFASRLDALGTLTRNSTPIRWANWFIMLLFIAIETAPVFVKLISPRGPYDDLLEQHEYSFTMFRKERKAMLGMDTEERIAKRKAESEQSVKQTAFT encoded by the coding sequence ATGTTGCGTATTCGCCAATTCTTCCTGATCTGCTCCGGCGCTCACCTGCCGATGCTTCGCCGTGCACCTGCCGAAATGAACAAATACGCGGGGATCGGCGCCACTATTTTCTTTACCGGCCTGCTCGCCGCACTATCCGGCGGTTATGCGCTCTGGACCGTTTTCCAGGAGCCTTGGGCTGCTGTGCTGTTCGCCATCGTATGGGGACTGATGATCTTTAACCTCGACCGGTATATTGTTTCCAGCATGCGAAAGCGGGACAGGTTCGGGCAGGAGCTGTGGATAGCTTTGCCGCGTGTGGTCCTGGCCGTGCTGATCGCCATCGTCATCTCCAAACCGCTGGAGCTGAGGGTATTCGACAAGGAGATCCGCGCCGAGCTGGTGATCATGGAACAGCAGAAATTCCGCGCGCAGGAAGAAAAAGTAGGGGAACGCTACGCAGCGCGCAGCCAGGAGATCAAAAGCCGTTTACAGATATTACAGGAGGAGATAAGGTTGCAGGCCGCCCGGCGGGACACGCTGATGCTGCTGGCGCAACAGGAGGCTGACGGCACCGGAGGATCGCGCATCCGGAACCTGGGACCGATCTACAAGGCCAAAAAAGCCGATGCGGACAGTGCCGGCGTGGCATTGGAAGCACTGCAACAAAGATATGCCCTGCTCAACAGGGAACTGGCACAGGTAGATTCTTCCGTAACATCCGGCATCAATCAGCTGGAAAGGGGCAGCCTGGACGGGTTTGCCTCCCGCCTGGACGCTCTTGGCACCCTCACCCGCAACAGCACCCCCATCCGCTGGGCCAACTGGTTCATCATGCTGCTGTTCATTGCCATTGAAACAGCGCCCGTTTTCGTGAAACTGATCTCGCCGCGCGGGCCGTATGACGACTTGCTGGAACAGCACGAATACAGCTTTACCATGTTCAGGAAAGAGCGCAAGGCCATGCTCGGCATGGACACCGAAGAACGCATCGCAAAACGGAAGGCGGAAAGTGAGCAAAGCGTGAAACAGACCGCGTTTACCTGA
- a CDS encoding AtpZ/AtpI family protein, which translates to MTDPSSRKKPYNSLWKYAGLAFQMLAAIGLSLWLGHLLDQWTGMRFPLFMIILSLLALALLLWQIVKDTSKHDR; encoded by the coding sequence ATGACAGATCCTTCATCCAGGAAGAAACCGTATAATTCGCTCTGGAAGTACGCCGGGCTGGCGTTCCAGATGCTGGCGGCCATAGGTTTGTCCCTGTGGCTGGGACACCTGCTGGACCAGTGGACCGGCATGCGTTTCCCGCTTTTCATGATCATTTTGTCCTTACTGGCTTTAGCGCTACTTTTGTGGCAAATCGTTAAAGATACCAGCAAGCATGACCGATAA